In the Pyrolobus fumarii 1A genome, one interval contains:
- a CDS encoding class II aldolase/adducin family protein gives MVHSELVVHAMRMLYERGLVDIKGGNVSVRFRLGGIDGMLVTPGGVAKNSINPDDVAIVLLDGSIIYGKPSSEYRLHLEIYRRMSFATAVVHAHNPLTVALGESIPLEPFAGEALDTCVTIVPHYPAGSKELAIETATRLEKSGCRAAILSGHGVVAVGEGDPKRALINAIEIIEALEYAAWRALATLAAAPLRITRGL, from the coding sequence ATGGTGCATTCAGAGCTAGTGGTACACGCGATGCGCATGTTGTATGAGCGTGGACTTGTGGACATTAAAGGCGGTAATGTCAGTGTGCGTTTCCGCCTAGGTGGCATAGATGGTATGCTAGTGACGCCTGGCGGCGTTGCAAAAAATAGTATAAACCCGGATGATGTTGCTATCGTGTTGCTCGACGGGAGTATAATCTACGGGAAGCCTAGCAGCGAGTATAGACTACACCTCGAGATATACAGGAGGATGTCGTTTGCTACTGCAGTGGTACACGCGCATAACCCATTGACTGTGGCTCTAGGCGAGAGTATACCACTCGAACCTTTTGCAGGCGAGGCCCTAGACACGTGTGTAACTATAGTTCCACACTACCCGGCAGGCAGCAAAGAACTAGCCATCGAAACAGCAACGAGGCTCGAGAAGAGCGGGTGTAGAGCAGCTATACTCTCAGGGCATGGTGTTGTTGCTGTTGGTGAGGGGGACCCCAAGCGCGCTCTCATAAACGCCATCGAGATTATAGAAGCATTGGAGTATGCAGCATGGCGCGCGTTGGCAACGCTAGCTGCCGCTCCGTTGAGGATTACGCGGGGGTTGTAG
- a CDS encoding type II/IV secretion system ATPase subunit, with product MHTLRTTSHTSSTIEERANITPLNTVSAREILQRIGGELVELYPIDAPYAYVAIVKRENELIYVPLEPPLSRTERQVLARLKRILLEEFLPRAAEEVEGPEEEVLRRALRYAIRAYRITLPRYSLLKVAYYLKRDLIGYGKLHVLILDPEIEDISVPGVRKAVYVWHRRYENLRTTIVIESKEEIDRLLSRLATKGGKQISAANPIVDSTLPEGYRAHLVLGDVAASGGTITIRKYRSVPYTILELVNLKELDLDMAAYLWYLVENKKSIIIFGPTGAGKTTLLNAIAMFIRPEMKVLTIEETRELNLPHPHWVPLVTREAAGAASQVTLYDLVKSSLRQRPDYVIVGEIRGEEAYVFFQAIATGHGGMTTMHAESVDAAVKRLTSPPMNVPLHHIPLVDAFIHVERVRIRGRITRRVLEITEVVGIEDNQPVFNTVFRWTGEATDTFEKSAKSVVLDRIASVRGVPIEMVEREVAERKALLAEMLERDIRDYESLAKMIREFYMRTYGYT from the coding sequence TTGCACACACTTAGAACCACGAGCCATACTAGTAGCACAATTGAAGAGAGAGCAAACATCACTCCCCTCAACACGGTTAGCGCAAGAGAGATACTCCAGCGGATTGGCGGTGAACTCGTAGAGCTATACCCTATTGACGCTCCCTACGCATACGTCGCTATAGTGAAGCGCGAAAACGAGTTAATCTACGTACCATTAGAGCCTCCCTTATCCAGAACGGAAAGACAAGTACTTGCCCGTCTTAAGAGGATACTCCTTGAAGAGTTCTTGCCGCGCGCAGCTGAAGAGGTAGAAGGCCCCGAAGAGGAGGTTCTAAGACGTGCCTTAAGATATGCTATAAGAGCTTACCGGATTACATTACCACGATATTCGCTCCTCAAAGTCGCCTATTATCTCAAGCGCGACCTCATAGGTTATGGCAAACTTCATGTTCTTATCCTGGACCCCGAGATAGAAGATATCAGTGTACCAGGTGTAAGGAAGGCTGTATACGTGTGGCACCGGCGTTACGAGAACCTCCGCACCACCATCGTGATAGAGTCTAAGGAGGAGATTGACAGGCTTCTCTCGAGGCTTGCCACCAAAGGCGGAAAGCAGATATCAGCTGCGAACCCCATCGTTGATTCTACACTGCCTGAGGGTTACCGTGCACACCTGGTTCTAGGCGACGTTGCCGCTAGCGGGGGTACCATAACCATTAGGAAATATCGTAGTGTGCCCTATACTATACTCGAGCTTGTGAATCTAAAGGAGCTTGACCTTGACATGGCTGCATACCTCTGGTATCTCGTTGAGAACAAGAAGAGCATAATCATCTTTGGTCCTACTGGTGCAGGCAAGACAACACTCCTCAACGCAATAGCGATGTTCATACGGCCAGAGATGAAGGTGCTGACTATCGAGGAGACTAGAGAGCTAAACCTACCGCACCCGCACTGGGTGCCACTGGTTACACGCGAAGCCGCTGGGGCAGCAAGCCAAGTGACACTATACGATCTTGTGAAGTCGTCGCTTAGACAGAGGCCGGATTATGTAATCGTGGGTGAGATTCGAGGTGAAGAGGCCTACGTGTTCTTCCAGGCTATCGCTACTGGCCACGGTGGCATGACCACTATGCACGCAGAGTCCGTTGACGCCGCCGTAAAGAGGCTCACCTCACCGCCAATGAATGTGCCCTTGCATCACATACCGCTCGTGGATGCATTCATACACGTTGAAAGAGTACGCATAAGGGGTCGTATCACGCGCCGGGTACTCGAGATAACAGAGGTCGTGGGCATTGAGGATAACCAGCCGGTGTTTAACACCGTGTTCCGTTGGACTGGAGAAGCTACAGATACTTTTGAGAAGAGCGCGAAGAGCGTCGTGCTAGATCGTATTGCTTCTGTGAGAGGCGTGCCCATAGAAATGGTTGAGCGCGAAGTGGCCGAGAGAAAAGCACTACTAGCAGAGATGCTAGAGCGTGACATCAGAGACTATGAGAGCCTTGCTAAGATGATACGAGAGTTCTACATGAGAACCTACGGCTACACATAG
- a CDS encoding MutS-related protein produces MVLFAAGNVGKLSDIPGVGPRIAEKLVEYFGDEEEALQAILSCRISLISEAIGRAAATRLVHGLYRALFGAWPRDVAANDDAWKLFQAAKGVILKKVSSPAGRDVLACFLPMPSTGVKEAKRRLTLVKSLQEAIRELPRESIEALRSALSKLEWPKPVKISRIKRTLIIIGDNVAYEKAKRTLSNLVDIVLVNDADEVDRVAAERGEALVYDPDGVYAGPLPRVLELSVAEVVPEAIVEYFRVNWRVIEAVVDALEALGRWAPDILKIVGLDFDPTRVLNRLREALVFKGGEVAPDIDPEYQRLYTALTNLDRVVDEIELWVNNEVQTRLEKLEVRLSAAQFLRLFRVLREGGVEGVDLPEEIYEVFEEVAEEAEKRVVEKLHLTPDEAEAMRGLVPRTPLFPIELNRDKVEELRRVLRAKLSVKRFEVMQKLASKLVGVKAKLERLVDALALLDVLLAQVELVGDGVAGVPEVSSEYLGVGFVDAIEASLVGKPNVQRISYVVGSTPYKPDDTKGERVVLLTGANSGGKTTLLKTICETALLAQSGLVVLARQAWIGAFDYVHFFSKPSGMVDAGALEATLRILAAIVAGGSGRRLVLVDELEAATEAGAAARIMSVVVEKLCSRDNIVAVIVTHMAREILSNVKKVEGCIRVDGIEARGLDENYNLIVDRNPRYYYLARSTPELVVRRLLYRAKGREEREFYETLLRVLSGA; encoded by the coding sequence ATGGTGCTCTTCGCGGCCGGCAATGTAGGAAAACTTAGTGACATACCCGGTGTCGGCCCCCGTATAGCTGAGAAGCTCGTAGAGTACTTCGGGGACGAAGAGGAGGCCCTTCAAGCCATACTATCATGTCGAATATCGCTAATCTCCGAGGCCATAGGGCGTGCTGCCGCAACGAGGCTCGTGCATGGCTTGTATCGTGCTCTGTTCGGTGCATGGCCTAGAGACGTAGCCGCGAACGATGATGCTTGGAAACTCTTCCAGGCAGCTAAGGGGGTTATACTCAAGAAGGTGTCAAGTCCTGCCGGACGCGATGTATTAGCGTGTTTCCTCCCAATGCCGTCCACGGGGGTCAAGGAGGCCAAACGACGATTAACCCTTGTCAAGTCGCTACAAGAGGCCATACGCGAGCTGCCTCGTGAAAGCATCGAGGCACTCAGGAGTGCCTTATCGAAGCTCGAGTGGCCCAAGCCGGTAAAAATTAGTCGCATAAAACGCACGTTGATAATAATTGGTGACAACGTTGCATACGAGAAGGCGAAGAGAACACTCTCCAACCTCGTTGATATAGTATTGGTAAACGATGCTGATGAAGTTGATAGAGTGGCTGCTGAGCGCGGCGAAGCGCTCGTCTATGACCCGGATGGCGTGTATGCCGGTCCGTTACCACGCGTGCTAGAGCTAAGTGTTGCTGAAGTGGTGCCCGAGGCTATAGTCGAGTATTTCCGTGTAAACTGGCGTGTTATAGAAGCTGTTGTAGATGCTCTGGAGGCTTTGGGGAGATGGGCGCCAGATATCCTCAAGATAGTTGGTCTAGACTTTGACCCGACAAGGGTACTGAATAGGCTCAGAGAGGCGCTCGTGTTTAAAGGCGGCGAGGTGGCGCCGGACATCGACCCTGAATACCAGAGGCTATACACTGCGCTTACGAACCTTGATAGAGTTGTTGATGAGATCGAGCTGTGGGTCAATAACGAGGTGCAGACGAGACTTGAGAAGCTGGAAGTGAGACTTAGCGCAGCGCAATTTCTTAGACTGTTTCGTGTACTACGTGAGGGTGGTGTCGAAGGTGTGGATCTTCCAGAGGAGATATACGAGGTGTTTGAGGAGGTTGCTGAGGAGGCAGAGAAGAGGGTAGTAGAGAAGCTGCATCTTACACCGGATGAAGCTGAGGCTATGAGGGGTCTAGTGCCTCGAACCCCGCTATTCCCTATCGAGCTGAACCGCGATAAGGTTGAGGAGCTTAGGAGAGTTCTTCGTGCAAAGTTATCTGTCAAACGTTTTGAAGTTATGCAGAAGCTTGCATCTAAGCTAGTTGGTGTGAAAGCAAAGTTAGAGAGACTCGTTGATGCGTTGGCTCTTCTAGACGTGTTGTTGGCACAAGTAGAGCTTGTCGGGGATGGGGTTGCTGGTGTGCCTGAAGTCTCTAGCGAGTATCTGGGTGTTGGTTTTGTTGATGCGATTGAGGCTAGTCTGGTAGGAAAGCCCAACGTCCAGAGGATAAGTTATGTGGTTGGTTCGACTCCTTACAAGCCCGATGATACGAAGGGGGAGAGGGTTGTACTGCTAACAGGTGCTAATAGCGGCGGTAAGACGACACTACTAAAGACGATATGTGAGACGGCTCTCCTGGCGCAATCCGGTCTTGTGGTTTTAGCTCGGCAAGCGTGGATAGGGGCATTTGACTATGTGCATTTCTTCTCGAAGCCGAGCGGTATGGTTGACGCGGGCGCGTTAGAAGCCACACTACGCATCCTGGCTGCCATAGTCGCAGGTGGTAGCGGTAGAAGGCTTGTACTTGTAGATGAGCTTGAGGCTGCTACGGAGGCGGGTGCAGCGGCAAGAATAATGAGTGTTGTCGTAGAGAAGCTCTGTAGCCGCGATAACATTGTAGCTGTTATAGTCACGCACATGGCTCGCGAGATACTGTCCAACGTGAAGAAGGTAGAGGGATGCATACGCGTTGATGGTATAGAGGCGCGCGGGCTAGACGAGAATTACAACCTCATAGTTGATCGTAACCCGCGTTACTACTACCTCGCGAGAAGCACGCCAGAGCTTGTGGTTAGAAGGCTGCTCTACCGGGCTAAGGGAAGAGAAGAGCGAGAGTTCTACGAGACTCTTCTTAGGGTGCTCTCGGGGGCCTAG
- a CDS encoding type II secretion system F family protein, with product MKLVPGRLKQLCNTTIGASILATLILPVLGGLIYGFAWPLPFPADPWGSITIGYLAAFIILGGSLPCYLRARLHVSMIWAAPRFIRGVASSVRSGIPLHEAIERVAKTGIYGVLGKIMSRAIARVKAGMDFDKAMATAAKEAEDPVVDRLTSLLIEAYSAGPKAHDVLDASAEYFTILEEFLLLRDAYTRPYFAIVYLMVGVYLIIVYIVVNVLLAAMTSGELPFQIAIDPQKLAILFYWQSFVSVIAAGLFLGKILYNNARAGFFHAAILILLVTTFFALSVFGPVRLPLGTAPNVTTAVTPTTPA from the coding sequence ATGAAGCTTGTACCCGGGAGGCTCAAGCAGCTATGCAACACCACCATAGGAGCTAGCATTCTCGCGACTCTCATCCTACCTGTCCTAGGCGGCTTAATCTACGGCTTCGCATGGCCGTTGCCATTCCCTGCCGACCCGTGGGGCAGCATTACGATAGGTTACCTCGCCGCATTCATAATACTCGGTGGTAGTCTACCCTGCTATCTGCGTGCCAGGCTCCACGTTTCGATGATATGGGCTGCGCCCAGGTTCATACGTGGAGTGGCGAGCAGCGTTAGATCTGGCATCCCCCTTCACGAGGCTATAGAGAGGGTCGCTAAGACGGGAATCTATGGTGTCCTGGGTAAGATAATGTCCAGGGCTATTGCCCGTGTGAAGGCAGGCATGGACTTCGACAAGGCAATGGCCACAGCCGCTAAAGAAGCCGAGGACCCCGTTGTGGATAGGCTGACAAGCCTGCTTATCGAGGCTTACAGTGCAGGCCCGAAGGCTCACGACGTGCTCGATGCTTCGGCGGAATACTTTACAATCCTAGAAGAGTTTCTCTTGCTGCGCGACGCATACACTCGTCCATATTTCGCGATAGTTTACCTCATGGTTGGAGTCTACCTCATCATAGTCTATATCGTGGTAAACGTGCTCTTAGCTGCAATGACATCTGGCGAACTCCCGTTCCAGATAGCTATTGACCCGCAGAAGCTAGCCATCCTATTCTACTGGCAGAGCTTCGTATCCGTAATAGCCGCTGGGCTGTTCCTGGGCAAGATACTCTACAATAATGCGAGAGCAGGCTTCTTCCACGCCGCTATATTAATACTGCTCGTCACGACTTTCTTCGCGCTGAGCGTCTTTGGGCCGGTACGTTTACCTCTAGGCACTGCGCCCAACGTAACTACAGCTGTGACGCCTACAACCCCCGCGTAA
- a CDS encoding B12-binding domain-containing radical SAM protein — MARVIVVDALAREHGKRMVTVDVIGVGPRAVAGLIEKLGVRASLYPLEAVLEEPSILAEYDAMFVSAMSSDKPAAQRLAKLWKRFSNGPSVIGGPVSIEIGEALRLGYDYAVIGEAEVVLPNALKPMLKRDNDVLLHIKGVAFTRKGRIVFTGKPPYASRETLNYIHYTDIRNYDAYWAARVYVEVVRGCSNWRRPRGRLPDGRVCIHCEICTSAPLRARIKCPVSIQPGCGYCSVPVLYGPARSREVDTIVEEVKRLIDLGVTRVVLSAPDFLDYKRDVLVEPEPLTDPCNPPANINAIRELLEALFDKIPEFAMREAYLMIENVKACLVDERVAKVLGEYLRGTPVHIGVETGSDNHMWMLGRPITTTDAKRAVSLLRSAGLEPYVYFIYGLPWENSKVVHETIMLMEELWKLGATKVTAYRFRPLPGTAFQDYEPPVPGSESYAILAKARELNRAEKGRWLGRVVRGIVAGWHPAKKMLVVYPLPHGPVTLVRGPRGLIGWLVKVEITGVISDRMLKGRIVSRIRRVARRSDGGLRVRSGASLSR; from the coding sequence GTGGCTAGGGTCATCGTCGTAGATGCGCTGGCACGGGAACATGGCAAACGAATGGTCACCGTTGACGTGATAGGAGTGGGGCCCAGAGCAGTTGCCGGACTCATTGAGAAGCTAGGGGTGCGCGCCTCACTATACCCCCTTGAAGCTGTACTAGAAGAGCCGTCCATACTCGCGGAGTACGACGCTATGTTCGTCAGTGCCATGAGCAGCGATAAGCCTGCTGCCCAGAGGCTTGCCAAGCTCTGGAAACGTTTCTCCAACGGTCCCAGCGTCATAGGTGGTCCAGTTTCTATCGAGATAGGCGAGGCTCTAAGACTGGGCTATGACTACGCGGTTATAGGCGAAGCCGAAGTAGTTCTTCCAAACGCGTTAAAACCAATGTTAAAACGCGACAATGACGTGCTGCTTCATATAAAGGGTGTTGCTTTCACGAGAAAAGGTCGGATAGTCTTCACCGGCAAGCCGCCATACGCGTCACGAGAAACACTAAATTACATACACTACACGGATATACGCAACTATGACGCATACTGGGCGGCGAGAGTATACGTGGAAGTCGTGAGAGGGTGCAGCAATTGGCGCCGTCCAAGAGGTCGGCTTCCCGACGGGAGGGTGTGCATTCATTGCGAGATTTGTACTAGTGCTCCGCTTCGTGCAAGGATAAAGTGCCCCGTATCCATACAGCCGGGGTGTGGTTACTGTAGTGTCCCGGTATTATACGGACCAGCAAGAAGCCGCGAAGTTGACACCATAGTCGAGGAGGTAAAGAGACTCATCGACTTAGGCGTTACACGTGTAGTCTTAAGTGCACCAGACTTCCTGGACTATAAGAGGGACGTGCTGGTCGAGCCCGAGCCGTTAACAGACCCGTGCAATCCACCCGCCAACATAAACGCTATCCGTGAGCTTCTGGAAGCGTTGTTTGACAAAATCCCAGAATTCGCGATGCGCGAAGCATACCTCATGATCGAGAACGTGAAGGCGTGTCTCGTTGACGAGCGTGTTGCAAAAGTATTAGGTGAGTATCTGCGTGGCACACCTGTACACATAGGCGTTGAGACCGGCAGTGACAACCACATGTGGATGCTTGGAAGGCCGATCACGACTACCGACGCTAAACGTGCTGTTAGCCTACTGCGCTCAGCAGGTCTCGAGCCATACGTGTATTTCATATATGGCCTGCCATGGGAGAATAGTAAAGTAGTGCACGAGACGATTATGCTCATGGAGGAGTTATGGAAGCTAGGGGCTACCAAGGTAACGGCTTATAGGTTTAGGCCGCTCCCTGGGACAGCATTCCAGGATTACGAGCCACCCGTGCCGGGCTCCGAGAGCTACGCTATACTAGCAAAGGCGAGAGAGTTGAACCGTGCAGAGAAGGGGCGATGGCTCGGTCGTGTTGTGCGCGGAATCGTGGCTGGCTGGCATCCTGCAAAGAAAATGCTAGTGGTGTATCCTCTTCCACACGGCCCAGTCACGTTGGTAAGAGGCCCTAGGGGTCTGATAGGGTGGCTCGTCAAAGTGGAGATAACGGGTGTAATCAGTGACCGTATGCTGAAAGGCAGAATCGTCTCAAGGATAAGGAGAGTTGCTAGGCGTAGCGATGGGGGCTTAAGAGTGAGAAGCGGCGCATCCTTGTCTAGGTAA
- a CDS encoding N-glycosylase/DNA lyase, whose amino-acid sequence MSKHVNASRIARVASVLRKVSSEALDAAEANDPQFQAVVTIAGRHGEAVVAIVVANAVVSYRLNMHGEEYWTMYGRFWSTRPTPTTADEVIKGVLEFMREVRVPVYEQKASRLRKVYDLISELIEDPRVFTDLELLYKRLVKSLGRNRYQKTSAFAAKMAYYAFRALDREVTRLDAIPVPLDRRFAVLTATSGIIPMHPDVIYTRLRDVAEQAWRRVSQDAMIPPVRLDTLLWLPARSIEPVVMKGLIGIARDEFAHKLVHVTLGRIDVKLADRIAEEILYTIEWL is encoded by the coding sequence ATGTCCAAACACGTTAACGCGAGCCGCATAGCTAGGGTGGCTAGCGTACTACGCAAGGTCAGTAGCGAGGCTCTGGATGCCGCTGAGGCTAACGACCCCCAGTTCCAAGCTGTAGTGACTATTGCAGGGAGGCACGGAGAGGCAGTCGTAGCAATAGTTGTCGCTAACGCGGTTGTAAGTTATAGGCTGAATATGCACGGGGAAGAGTATTGGACGATGTATGGTAGATTCTGGAGCACGAGACCCACGCCCACTACTGCAGACGAGGTCATCAAGGGCGTCCTGGAGTTCATGAGGGAAGTGCGCGTGCCTGTATACGAGCAGAAGGCGAGCAGACTTAGAAAGGTGTATGACCTAATCTCGGAGCTAATAGAGGATCCAAGGGTATTCACGGACCTCGAGCTACTCTATAAGAGGCTTGTAAAGAGTCTCGGTAGAAATCGCTACCAGAAGACTAGCGCTTTTGCAGCTAAAATGGCGTACTACGCGTTCCGCGCGCTAGACCGCGAGGTTACGAGGCTCGATGCTATACCAGTGCCGCTTGACCGAAGGTTCGCTGTGCTGACCGCTACCTCCGGCATCATACCAATGCACCCCGACGTTATCTATACGAGGCTTAGGGATGTCGCAGAGCAAGCATGGAGGCGCGTGTCACAAGATGCTATGATACCGCCAGTTAGGCTCGATACTCTGTTGTGGCTCCCAGCACGTTCCATAGAGCCGGTTGTGATGAAGGGCCTTATTGGCATAGCCCGTGACGAGTTTGCACATAAACTGGTACACGTGACGCTCGGCAGGATTGACGTAAAGCTCGCCGATAGGATAGCAGAAGAAATACTGTATACCATAGAGTGGCTCTAG
- a CDS encoding type II secretion system F family protein has product MAIAAKMARFGYRIFGGILPPITWREIEIAVRRSFIGVHPRVYGYIHYVTMLLGVIASLPLAFITFSYGSTMLAILLVITGAMLGVMTSVIYPYLRANSLASNIDSRLVSAVGYMALLAVAGKRMDEIFLRLAQVEGRDKPLTRVLLRFVRDVKILGMDYESAVRDIVVSSPSHRLAILIASMYEAIETTGSPADYLLSEFRSLVTEKRARLTKSLSSIAHLAEAFIILVMLGPSIAMLTVLLGGAMGIGFAGMSPESLMAFMVVGVIPFATAGMLIFLDMVLSEAETV; this is encoded by the coding sequence ATGGCTATCGCTGCTAAGATGGCTCGTTTTGGATACCGCATCTTCGGGGGAATACTACCGCCCATAACGTGGCGCGAGATAGAAATAGCCGTTAGAAGGTCATTTATCGGCGTACACCCAAGGGTTTATGGCTATATACATTATGTGACCATGCTGCTTGGCGTCATTGCTTCACTCCCGCTGGCTTTTATCACATTCTCTTACGGTTCAACCATGCTAGCCATCCTTCTGGTCATTACAGGGGCCATGCTAGGTGTAATGACGAGCGTTATCTACCCATACCTGAGGGCTAATTCGCTAGCATCGAATATTGATTCGCGACTTGTCTCGGCTGTAGGCTATATGGCACTGCTCGCAGTAGCCGGCAAGAGGATGGATGAGATTTTCCTCAGGCTTGCACAAGTGGAGGGCCGTGATAAGCCGCTAACACGCGTGCTACTACGCTTTGTAAGAGATGTCAAGATTCTTGGCATGGACTATGAGAGCGCAGTCCGCGACATAGTTGTGTCTTCACCCAGTCACCGGTTAGCAATACTGATAGCGTCTATGTACGAGGCTATAGAGACTACAGGCTCACCTGCAGACTACCTACTCTCCGAGTTCAGAAGCCTCGTTACAGAGAAGAGAGCCAGATTGACCAAGAGCCTTTCCTCGATAGCTCACCTTGCAGAGGCTTTCATAATCCTAGTGATGCTCGGCCCGAGCATAGCAATGCTCACAGTCCTGCTTGGCGGGGCCATGGGCATAGGTTTCGCCGGCATGTCTCCCGAGAGCCTCATGGCGTTCATGGTGGTTGGCGTTATACCTTTTGCCACAGCTGGCATGCTGATATTCCTGGATATGGTGCTCAGCGAGGCAGAGACGGTATGA